The Nodosilinea sp. PGN35 genome has a window encoding:
- a CDS encoding ATP-binding protein, with amino-acid sequence MAEMTDRVSVDLTNCDREPIHIPGQIQPHGVLLVLHAPDLNIIQVSNNTQELMGRPPEALLGTPLSDLLNEPQTQQIQQCLTEDFESVNPLNLSIACPDRAIEFDGIVHRWDGVVMLELEPRANSGSPNFFDFYYQVKEPITRIQKAPTLLDLCQVVVKEIRRITGFERVMVYQFDTEGAGTVIAEDTDQETPYLGLRYPPSDIPKQARQLYTLNWLRLIPDAYYQPVALIPDYNPLTDRPLDLSLAVLRSVSPLHLEYLHNMGVTASMSVSLMQDQKLWGLIACHHSSPKYMPYHIRTVCEFIGQVMSAELANKESSEDGEYKRQLKSLQTQVVETLSQSNYFLDGVEQLNTQLLHLVNATGAVVCSGDRRVYVGDTPTEAEIDILLDWIKSRLDQSIFETRSLPKQYPAAESFKAIASGVLALEISRIHHNYILWFRPEVLQTVNWGGNPNKPVEVLDDGGLRMSPRKSFQLWRETVQGCALPWKPCELEAVVELRSLIVGIVLRQAEDLAAMNYELKRSNEELDSFAYIASHDLKEPLRGIHNYANFLMEDYAETLTTDGVSKLETLVRLTQRMENLINSLLHFSRLGRTELMCQSVNLDQLVQQVIATLTMARPHIEVEFRIPRPLPNIGCDRAQTNELFANLISNAIKYNDKPEKWVEIGFLTREGTEHPTFYIRDNGIGIPQEHQQKIFQIFRRLHGRDEFGGGTGAGLTIVRKVVERHGGRIWIESILTQGTTFYFTLAAEAVI; translated from the coding sequence ATGGCTGAAATGACTGATCGAGTCAGTGTTGATTTAACGAACTGCGATCGCGAACCGATTCATATTCCAGGGCAAATTCAGCCGCACGGTGTACTACTGGTTTTGCACGCTCCTGATCTCAACATCATTCAGGTAAGCAACAATACTCAGGAGCTAATGGGTCGCCCACCAGAGGCACTGTTGGGTACACCCCTATCAGACCTGCTAAATGAGCCACAAACTCAGCAAATTCAGCAGTGCCTGACCGAAGACTTTGAGAGTGTAAACCCTCTAAACCTATCGATCGCCTGCCCCGATCGGGCAATTGAGTTTGACGGGATTGTGCATCGCTGGGATGGCGTGGTGATGCTAGAACTAGAACCCAGGGCCAATTCAGGAAGCCCAAATTTTTTTGATTTCTACTACCAGGTCAAAGAACCCATCACCCGCATTCAAAAAGCACCCACCTTACTGGATCTGTGCCAGGTTGTAGTAAAGGAAATCCGTCGCATCACGGGTTTCGAACGGGTCATGGTTTACCAATTCGATACTGAGGGAGCGGGCACTGTCATTGCAGAGGATACCGATCAAGAAACCCCCTATTTGGGGTTACGCTATCCACCCTCCGACATTCCTAAGCAAGCCCGCCAGCTATACACCCTCAACTGGCTGCGACTGATCCCAGATGCTTACTATCAGCCTGTTGCCTTAATTCCAGATTACAATCCGCTCACCGATCGCCCCCTCGATTTGAGTTTGGCAGTCCTACGCAGTGTGTCTCCCCTGCATTTGGAGTATCTGCACAATATGGGTGTGACAGCTTCAATGTCCGTTTCGCTAATGCAGGATCAAAAGCTGTGGGGATTGATTGCCTGCCACCATTCATCCCCCAAGTACATGCCTTACCACATTCGCACGGTATGCGAATTTATCGGACAGGTGATGTCGGCAGAATTGGCTAACAAAGAAAGTAGTGAAGATGGTGAATACAAACGGCAGCTAAAGTCACTGCAAACTCAAGTAGTTGAAACGCTGTCTCAATCGAATTATTTCCTGGATGGTGTCGAGCAGCTAAACACTCAATTACTGCATCTGGTCAATGCAACGGGTGCTGTCGTGTGTAGTGGCGATCGGCGCGTTTATGTTGGTGATACCCCGACTGAGGCAGAGATAGATATCCTGCTAGATTGGATCAAGTCTCGCTTAGATCAAAGCATATTTGAAACGCGATCGCTCCCCAAACAGTACCCTGCGGCTGAGTCGTTTAAGGCGATCGCCAGTGGGGTGTTAGCGCTAGAAATTTCGCGCATTCACCACAACTACATTCTCTGGTTTCGCCCAGAGGTGCTTCAAACCGTGAACTGGGGTGGCAATCCTAACAAACCTGTAGAAGTTTTGGATGACGGCGGTTTGCGGATGTCACCGCGTAAATCTTTTCAGCTGTGGCGGGAGACGGTGCAGGGCTGTGCGTTGCCCTGGAAGCCCTGCGAACTAGAGGCAGTCGTCGAATTGCGGAGTTTAATTGTCGGCATTGTGCTGCGCCAGGCAGAAGATCTTGCCGCCATGAACTACGAGTTAAAGCGGAGCAACGAAGAACTAGATTCCTTCGCCTATATCGCCTCCCACGATCTAAAGGAGCCCTTGCGAGGCATTCATAACTATGCCAATTTTTTGATGGAAGATTATGCAGAGACATTGACGACTGATGGCGTTTCTAAGCTAGAAACCCTGGTGCGTTTAACCCAACGCATGGAAAATTTAATTAATTCGCTGCTGCATTTTTCCCGTTTGGGAAGAACTGAACTAATGTGCCAGTCAGTGAATCTCGATCAACTGGTTCAACAGGTGATTGCTACTCTCACCATGGCTCGACCACACATTGAAGTGGAGTTTCGCATTCCCCGCCCCCTTCCTAACATCGGATGCGATCGCGCCCAGACAAACGAATTGTTTGCCAACTTAATCAGCAACGCAATTAAGTACAATGATAAGCCTGAAAAGTGGGTGGAAATTGGATTTTTGACTAGGGAAGGTACAGAACACCCCACCTTTTACATTCGCGACAATGGCATTGGCATTCCCCAGGAGCATCAGCAAAAAATCTTTCAAATTTTCCGTCGCTTGCATGGACGGGATGAATTTGGTGGCGGCACCGGAGCCGGACTCACTATTGTCCGCAAAGTTGTAGAGCGGCACGGCGGTAGAATTTGGATTGAGTCTATTCTCACCCAAGGCACAACGTTTTACTTTACCCTAGCAGCGGAGGCTGTGATATGA
- a CDS encoding YdcF family protein — translation MFVPSIPRGLRRPPLGQRRQRFCWYLLASSLCLLLLYGPLNLAIAHLLWPQPDGILVLGGQPHREAVAARLARSQTDLHVWSSSGLGPEQAYPIFDALGVGRERITLDYQAVDTVTNFTTLVKTFNQYRVHHLYLVTSDYHMPRARAIATVILGSHRIAFTPVAAASSRPAESPFRVGRDMVRSWIWLATGWSGAAAHNV, via the coding sequence ATGTTTGTACCCAGCATTCCTCGAGGGTTGAGACGACCGCCGCTGGGGCAGCGTCGTCAACGGTTTTGTTGGTACCTGTTGGCCAGCAGCCTCTGTCTGCTGTTGCTCTACGGCCCGCTTAATCTAGCCATTGCTCACCTACTTTGGCCCCAGCCCGACGGCATTTTAGTGCTCGGCGGGCAACCCCACCGCGAAGCCGTCGCCGCTCGCCTGGCCCGCAGCCAGACCGATTTGCATGTCTGGTCATCTTCGGGGCTGGGGCCAGAGCAGGCGTACCCCATTTTTGATGCCCTGGGTGTTGGCCGCGAGCGCATTACCCTCGACTACCAGGCGGTCGATACCGTCACCAACTTCACCACCCTGGTGAAAACCTTCAACCAATACAGGGTGCATCACCTCTACCTGGTTACCTCTGACTACCACATGCCGCGCGCTCGGGCGATCGCCACCGTCATCCTGGGCAGCCACCGCATCGCCTTCACCCCGGTTGCCGCCGCCTCCAGCCGACCTGCCGAGTCCCCCTTCCGCGTTGGTCGCGACATGGTGCGCTCCTGGATCTGGCTCGCCACCGGCTGGAGCGGTGCAGCCGCCCACAATGTTTAG